A genomic window from Pantoea alhagi includes:
- a CDS encoding metal-dependent hydrolase, producing MTAEGHVIFAIASAIFAKRAELTPELANGDWWHIIPAVLLTCLLPDIDHPRSTLGQRFRWISQPIARAFGHRGFTHSLLAVLGGIVLLQFNLPHGSPLPGDAMHGMVLGYLSHIAADMLTPAGVPLLWPCRWRFRLPLLNTKSGNQLERLFCLALVAGALWFPPGMPQFGADGWPARVMNNVQTGIDRLLN from the coding sequence ATGACGGCCGAAGGCCACGTTATTTTCGCCATTGCCAGCGCTATTTTTGCCAAGCGCGCTGAGCTTACGCCAGAGCTGGCTAACGGCGACTGGTGGCACATTATTCCGGCGGTACTGCTGACCTGCCTGCTGCCTGATATCGATCATCCCCGCTCAACCCTTGGGCAGCGTTTTCGCTGGATTTCCCAGCCCATTGCGCGGGCGTTCGGGCATCGTGGCTTTACCCATAGTTTGCTGGCGGTGCTGGGCGGCATCGTGCTGCTACAGTTTAATCTGCCGCACGGTTCGCCGTTGCCGGGCGATGCCATGCACGGCATGGTATTAGGCTATCTCAGTCATATTGCGGCTGATATGCTCACGCCCGCTGGCGTGCCGCTGTTGTGGCCATGCCGCTGGCGCTTTCGACTGCCGCTATTAAACACTAAATCAGGCAACCAGCTGGAACGCCTGTTCTGTCTGGCGCTGGTTGCCGGGGCGTTATGGTTTCCGCCAGGCATGCCCCAGTTCGGTGCGGACGGCTGGCCTGCCCGCGTAATGAATAATGTGCAGACGGGCATCGATCGTCTGCTGAACTAA